A window of Rosa rugosa chromosome 7, drRosRugo1.1, whole genome shotgun sequence genomic DNA:
taataaaggccgccctcaaccttaagggacctggactaggtaccaataaggggtttaggccaatattaataaacacgacttcacctattccttctttaatttacaactcacaattaaactcgtgttcaacaataaaaatcacaacctaagtaattaatctactaattttcgacaattacaaaattaacaagcaaaatttttttttttttttttcttttttcgataacaatataaacaaaacaattaacaatataacaaatgatttttcaatccccggcaacggcgccaaaaattgatgcgctcaaagcaagcgcataatttaaccctgaaatgtcattagtagtatagaataaatagggatcgttctattccggggattgagggtacacctgtcattgttaaacaattaaacaattaaaatcaaaacaaagtataatattcacacatatgcacattatttacgaattaaaagggggtttttgattttggtttttctgaaaataaaactaagttaataaaacaattaaaatgcaaaaacataaaattataaatggaatgcaagaacaaagatcaaaatcgaaacatatgattaaaattaattcaagttcatcattgttcatcatagtcatgcaagaggaattgatcatgtgaaacgttcaaagcaaacaatttcccatattttactttcaacgctaattaatctaagtgaaagcacatagactaatcctatcaaacatgcattcaagccctagaaagctagtcaatcatacatgtctaacgcattaagcatctagaaaggctatcaattcaaatgtgcaacttagtatgaaaaagtccacctaattgcaatcttctttgattaaattcggtttttgtacaaaacctttactacttattgattcaagaacacaaaaccaaaaagttgattcatgttcttaaattcgtagcaccaattatataaaaaccctaggtgtttgcaaccacataagattaaaatacaaaagttatctatcatgcaaatttaatcaaacactcacacataagcaaccataaatcgcaaaacatgaatctgaaaattaacaattaatcatagaatttcagaattcgaaacttgttcaaacacatgtgtcaactagggcataaccaacgaaaattacaaagcaaaggttacaaggagaatcggattacaccaagatggagatggggtgaatggtctcttgaatttcgaaagcaatcttcaaggatggtgatggatgatgtgcacggcttgtcctcttcttccttggccttgcttgaacttcgtggttgccctagaggatggagaagaacacggctaagctagagagagttttctgattttttctaaagttgtaaaacacaatgGAAGGGGGACCCTTttacgttgagaagaggggagtatatataggagcacggcaaacttggtctccaagcacttattttctgatttattttccaaggaattaagttaataattccacatagcttccaccaatgagaaattgccaagtaagccctagtgtgtcatccaaccaatcacaaaactccatggagattccctaatatattcttgccgaaattccatggatatattctgattttatactttaaattcggccaaaactcctttagggaatatagggatgaacctagacacgttttgaaccttttcttgatgtccacacttcttctttccttaaaactctccctatttcttctcccaacgttttcttcttgatttttcttgattctcacgttgttctctctctctttgcacggcaaagactcttaagtctcccaaaaatattttctttccataaaaatttgccctagaaaatctcaaccgaaatcttcttttattttctgatttttctcacggcaaactccttgtttctctcttgattttcacggcaaactctcctagggtttgttccatgcgtcacaaaccctaattgcatgggctttgtgggccttgtatccattttgccgaaaatccaataagtcttgagagtttttgggccttgttgcttcaacttcaagcctttatacattccaacgccataacacttcattcttccatttctctttcatggtaacgttggaaacttcattgataagctttcctccctttcgcagggtttcctggttgaagcaggaaaacttcttttcttcatttctgctcatttctgtggtccattgttcctcatttttgctccccttgacgttcgcaagctcctctttccatttatgagttcatttccactttttagctcggaggtcctgaaaatagaaactagtaagaaaaatagaaactttcctaaaatgaaaaatggcaactttcctaaactgaaaatgggaaactttctaaaaatgaaaaatagaaactaccgaaaatggaaacttactaaaaatgataaatagaaactacaaaaatagaaactttctacaaataggaactttcccaatccaatggaaactttcctaaacagagttttattaaggaaataacgcagaaaatgtagggaaatgcagttaaaacgtcgcattaaaatgctcctatcatgttTACTACACATATTCCTAAGGCTCTTGCTACAAATATTTTTAACCAGGTTTAGGAATTAATTTCTACCTCCTTGTGAGAAATAAGTTTTCTAAATTTGTCAATTCAAGCGTAAGTCTTTATTGGAACCTTTAACATCTGAAGGATCAACCAAGCCAGtggtgaaaaagaaaagaggatgGCCAACGGCAGTAAATTAAGAACAAAGTTCCTACAAAGTTCTTGCCTTCGTTTCTTAATTTAACTTgtgaaaataatatatatatatatatatatatatatatatatatataatttttttagagGGAGAACGTCAATCTATTAAAATGAAGATATAAGCAACATTACATAATGTCTCACCCCAGTAGGGCGCGTTAATATTGAATCATTGTCACCATATGAATAAGCACCGATAAAAGTAACTGGACAAGGTTAGGGTAACAATCCGAAGACAAAGGCACCCCAGATTATTCTaaaagattaaaagaaaataaactagTTGGGGATAGatgttagccaaatagtcacCCTCAAATATAAGgagtacaagtaatagtatagggatttaagaaaggttgtcgaacccacgaggattggattcctttcactagctagggtgtgaacctaaggagagctagaatatgcaaatgtacaatcacaaacctaaattcataaggaaatctaggctcatggtgagtatgtgcaagatggagtagtgatttgattttggtttttgaagatagttttgaattgaaaacaactggatgctcaaatgtaaactaaattactctaaactaaactagtgatcaaatggatgaaagttaggatttagattgtctaccactaacctcccttgcaagtattgatgcattttaatatgaatgatgctaaattaattaaccaatttctctccttgcatccctctcgggtatgacaagggacatgctccttttgtgatatcaagcaacccctctTGGGTGTAGTATttaactacttaagtcatgcatttcaatccGGTCAGGTATCTACTGCATTACcctaagtgcataaagtttggagatgaagaaatcatgcaaaccaaccaagcttatctataagtgattgtaattcacaacccctacatgcacacctagtgtgctttcatgctttaacattcaaaggttaccaatctctaaacattatatcatgacatagcaaacacacatactcaaagtggtaaagtataagcatatgcattcaactcttgaactagcatgtaTGCATGTTAAAGAAAATCATAACATCATATTGTAGCATCaatccatacaagattggctagggctttcaaccctagccccaacaaagtaactactcactcatattCATACAAATTAACACCAAATCTAAAATACATCAAGGAAAATTAAGGAGTTTAAGGAAAGagtgaactagttgaagcttgacaaattgaTGACTAGCTCCTCCATGGTTTTCCTCCTTCAATGCCCTTAgatcctccttgatggtggaatgaatggattatgaacttgttgatgttgatgttgatgatgaatggaatggtgatgaagatatgatacttctttggctaattttgagtggtagtgatggagtttatggtggtggtgatagagtttatggtggtggaagatggtagttgtggtggtggtgatggaggagatggagtagtaaggggagtatggatattatgggtttggattttgggaggtggatatggaggttttatgaaggagatgaagagagaaagaagatgtaatggggtggaatGAGTGATGCCTTAAGAGTGTGATGAatggatgcttatatagagaagagagagaggagtaaaatgatgaatggaagcaaaAGGAGCAGCTCAAGTATTGTtagaagcatggaggtggagtatgagagtgatAATAGATCCTAAAAACAAGGGGAAATGatatggaagagatggagtaaaaaagatggaagtaatgatgagctattAGAGTGTAGAGTAGAAAAAGATGACTTaggagaagagaggagcagcTAGCTCTCTTTATTGTGCATGGGAATCATGAAATTGAAGAGTGTTGgggtggttttgggtcaccaaagtcaatGATAAAGATGGAGAGAACCCTATGCACCATGCTTATTATCCAAATGATAATATGATGGATTAATCTTGTCATAATCTTGTAGGATTCTTCTAGAACTCTCCTTGAGAATTGCAGCAACATAacccttccaaaaatgcacaacAAATCCGTCCAAAATGGATTTTCGGCCAAGTTACCCTTATTCGATCAACTAGGATTCATTTTCTGCTTCCGAAGCTTCATTCAATTGAATCTTCATCGAGACTTCGGAATTGGTattcgacttcttcataccaaatgttcctcgATAAGTCTAAATCAtggtggtaaaatttcagagcttattTCCCCGTagtttggccggaaatgctgccggaatcctTACATGTCCTATTTAACTGTTTTCatcttttagtcagaaacttgGACCAATATTTTGAATGCCTTACACTCTGAACTAACTCTtaaactcttcataagaaattatccttaggatgtctagaatgaatctggaaagtttcaactcatttggaatTCGTTTGATTAGGCTGCCGACCCTcattccttgtctagctcgcattctcctagccggagtaagaaaatgtgctaaggttgactttttagttcatttccatgcttctccatcatttcctagcatgataaggaaaacataataaatatatataaataaacacaaaggttaagcaaaagtacaagattaggggaataatgaaattggattagtcaacattaaattggactttagaacaagtaattttcatattttagggcacaaatatgtatatgaattattaTCCAACAATAGACCCCAACTCAGCAGCCCAAGCCTATAAGCCTAACCACCAAGCAAAAGCCCTAGCTTCTACCATGCTGCCACCAAAGTCAACCTACACTCCAGCAAATCCCCGAGCAATTGCCGCCGACCACAAGTCATTGCAGACCAACCACCATTCCATGAGCCGTGCACCAACCCCGACTGCACACCCATCTGCAACCAACTGGCTTCTTGATATAAAGCAGTTGGAGGAAGCAAAAGATCATTGCCATCCCAACTAGCACCCTCCCAACTACTGCAGCCTCCGTCAACGACCATGCCATTCAAGACCACTTCCCAATCATCGCAGCTGACCTTATTGAGGCATTGACCGCCTGTTGGTGACAAAAAATTCTGTAGAgaattttgactcaccaatgaatgcagactggagcgggagctgatcAAGAACGATCGAGAAGCTTCtttgagcgttgactcgaagtttgaaaGTCGGCTTgaggaggagggggggtaccaggacgtcgagcctcctttatataagCGATGTTTCTGCTTTTATGGCAATGAATGCATACTGGAGCGGGAACTGACCAGGAACGATTGAGAAGCTTCCTTGGGGTGTTGACTCGGAGTTTGACATTCGGCTCTAAgaggcgggggggggggggggggggggtacctgcagaaaaccctctgatgcctaagtcaataCTTTTCTTAGTAGTGTAGTAAGATGAGTCCGAATGGGATGGATTACCTGGATGTCGAGCCTCCTTTATGTAGGCGgcactaataacagttaatcattgcgcacttatgatagtcattcattgcgcacttaCAATCATAATCATTGTGCGTTTATTACCATACTAGGaacgatcgagaagcttcctttgagtgttgactcgaagtttgaccgtcggctcgaggatgAAGGAGGGGGGGTATCTGGACGTCGAGCCTCCTTTATgtaggcgatgacttacttggTGGACAAACCGCCATTATTTATACTTTTATggcaatgaatgcggactggagcgggagctgaccaggAATGATCGAGAAACTTCCTTGGGACGTTGACTCGGAGTTTGACCGTTTGCTCTAAGAGGAGGGGGGGGGGTACTTGCAGAAAACcatccgatgcctaagtcagtacatTTCTTAGTAGTGTAGTAAGATGAGTCCGAATGGGATGGATTACCTGGACGTCGAGCCTCCTTTGTATAGGTGATGACTTACTTGGGGGACAAGCCGCCATTATTTAtgcttttatggctgcatttatttacacacttaagatgacaattattgctgcactaataacggttaatcattgcgtacttaTGACAATCATTTATTGCGCACTTACAATCATAATCATTGCGCGTTTATTACCATACTTAAGGCCGTAATCATTGTTGCTTTCATGACCTATTTAATTGGCCTAATGAGGGATACAAAAATAGTTGACCACCCCCACACCGCCCCATTTGTAGCCATCATCCGCGACCAAACCACCGGACTTCCATTAACAAATGACCATCCTGCGCCCCCTAAAGTTGAGTCCAAGAAACCCAACACAAAAGCCATTGAGAACAGTAAGCTAGAGCACCTTGTGTGTTAGAGAACAACCATAACCACTCCTTAGAAAGGAATTAGGGCCGATCCACCGAAAAATCAAGGCTATGCCTAGGGTAGAATCTTAGTGGCGGCATGAGTAAGAGAAAAGAGACGAAAGCTCCCTCTTAAGCATGCTTAACTTTTTAGCTATAAAAATAGTTGTAGCTTTGTTTGTTTAGATTATTAGAATTTTTGCTCTAGTTGTAGGCTCGATGAATAGGTTTAACAATCTATTATTGGAATGAATGGTAATTGTTGGTTTGTTTAGTACTTGACAAAGAATTTGTGCTCGATATTTTTTTGATTTTAGTAATGATATATTTATTTTGGAAGTCAAAAAATATATTTGACAAAAATTCCACTATCTTGGTACAAAAATCAAATGAGCATAGCAATCTAGCGACTTTACTATAGTCATTCATGGTATTTACTCAAAAAAATTCTTGTTAATCCATAATATCTTGTTATAGAAGAAAATTTATCGCTTTTAGTAAGacttgttactttttttttaaacgGTCACCGACTCATTTTATCTTCTTTTAGACGGTCACCTactcattttcttttatttttaacgGTCACGGACCCACTTTGTCTTCTTTTAGACGGTCACCTACTCACTTTCTCTTATTTTTAACGGTCACGTACCCACTTTCGTTATACGtacattttttaatttatttttaccACTCCATAAGTTATACTCATACTTATTGTATGAAAATCAAAGGTCATAATGGAAATGCCTATGTTGAAGGATAATTTGGAATCCCACCCAAACATTTTGCCGTAATTTATCTCTGGCCGAAGCTGAAAAGCAACTTAATTATTTTTGGGAGAGATAGATTATTGGTAGATTTACCCTACCCTTTATTTCTTGAGAATCCCCACAATTTCACGGTTTACCGTTCGGTTATTTTTATGACGGCAGGCGTCCCCCCCAAATTGTACGGACGTCAGTGAATTTAagatatttattattattttgaaaaATCAAACTAAAAAATCTTCCTCACATAGCGtagaagaagggaaaaaaaaaagaacactcTGATCCCCCCAAAGAAATCTCATTGACGACGACGAAGACCCAAAGCGATATCTGCGCTTCTTGTCCGATCCTGCTCTTCTTGCTCTCAccaaaacctagggtttctctGTAATTCCCGTTTCGCGATCCAATTCTTCACTGCTCGTTTCCGCTTCAGGttccaagctctctctctctctctctcttatctcAGTCTCGGCGATTTTGTATATCGAAGCTAGGTTTTGGTGCTTGCTAAGCGTGTTGCATGTCTCAGTTGGCTATTTGAATGCGTGCTCTTAATCTTTCGTTTCAATTTTTTAACGGTGCTTGTGTTTTTCTCGCGCTCGTTTCGTTGTTTGGAGTATGACATTgctttggttttcgaaaatttgATTAGAATGCTGTTTTGATTTGCTTGATTTACTGTGATCTGCTTGCTCAGATTTGTATTTGTTGCGATACGAATTTTACAGGTTTTGTATCACTTTTCTGTTTAATCTGTAGAAATATTCTACTTTAATTGTAGTTATGTAATTAGAATTTCTTAGTTGTGTTCTTATTTTTGCAGGCAAGTCCTATTTTTGCTTGTTTGTTGATGAGGTTTTAATCTGCAAGTTATATTTTGTATAGATATTTgctttcaaaaaaaaacaaagtatagAAGGTAAATGCAGTAGACAAGTTTAGATTTGGAACTGCAACTTATTTATTTCTTGTGTATGTGGTGCATATTAGGTTACTCATCAAAACTAGTGGAAAGGAAGGGGTTGCGTATTAGCAATCATGAGGTCATGGGCAGATTCTGTAGGTAATGATGGAGACAATGCAGACGCTGGTTCGTCTGAAAATAACAGCTCATCTCGTCCATCTGACAATAGAAGCTCATCGCGCCCGTCTGACAATAGCAGCTCATCTCGTCCTGCACGATCAACTTATGTTCCGCCACATCTTCGTAATAGGCCTCCGTCTGCTGATCCTCCGGCTCCTTCACAGACTACCCTGCCACCAGCCAATGTAGGTTATAATGGGCCTGCAGCTGGGTCTGCctggggtggtggtggtggttttaGGTCTGATGTTGGGCGTGGGGGatatggaggtggtggtggtggtggtggcggtggtcgAGGTGGTGGTGGTTGGAACAATAGAAGTGGAGGGTGGGACCGTGGGAGGGAACGGGAGGTAAATCCCTTTGCTGATGACGATAACACAGAACAGCCCTTTGAGCAAGAAAACACAGGCATCAACTTTGATGCTTATGAGGATATCCCAGTTGAAACTAGTGGATCTGATGTCCCGCCAGCTGTGAATTCTTTTGCAGAGATAGATCTAGGGGACGCATTGAATTTAAATATTAGGAGATGCAAGTATGTGAGGCCAACTCCTGTTCAGCGTCATGCAATACCGATCTCTCTTGCAGGACGAGATTTGATGGCCTGTGCTCAGACAGGTTCTGGCAAGACAGCTGCTTTCTGCTTTCCAATTATTAGTGGGATCATGCAGGGGCAGTATGCTCAGAGACCTCGTGGAGCACGTACTGTGTATCCTCTTGCTCTTATTCTCTCCCCTACTAGAGAACTCTCGTGTCAGGTTAGATTGTGATTATGCCAGTCTTACATCCACATTCTAATGGTCAATATGTAAGCTTATTGTTGTTACTCTTTTGACTTGCTTGCAGATACATGAAGAAGCTAGAAAGTTTTCTTATCAAACTGGTGTCAAGGTGGTAGTTGCTTACGGAGGAGCGCCAATAAACCAACAGGTGTGTAAAGCATGGAATTGGTTGTGGCATTATGTTTTGCATCCTTTTACCAATGGAATTAACTTGATTGTAGTTTATGTATTAGGCCCTGTCATACTTATTCTTCTTATAGAATGAGGACTAGGTTGTAAAGGATGGGCGGGTCTTAGGTTTATAAGTTTCTGACAAAGAGTCTGAAAAGAAATTGATTCATGTTTTCAGCTGTAACTGTAGTTGCATACCATAGGAGATGACCTGTTCCAAGTTATTGCTATCCATTCAACTATTATAACTTATGGACATCCTTGCTTTGGGGCCTATACCTGTCCAGTTTACTTGCATATTCTTTTCAGTGAGATTCATGTCTTACTGTATGTTTTCTAATCATGCCAGTTGAGAGAGCTTGAAAGAGGAGTAGATATTCTTGTGGCAACTCCGGGTCGATTGGTAGATCTGCTTGAGAGAGCTAGAGTATCATTGCAGATGATACGATATTTGGCTCTTGATGAGGCAGATCGGATGCTGGACATGGGTTTTGAGCCTCAAATTAGGAAGATAGTGGAACAGATGGACATGCCTCCACCAGGTTTGAGACAGACCATGCTATTCAGTGCAACCTTTCCAAAGGAGATACAGGTTTGTTTCAACTGTCAGTTTCCTgttaatttcttcttcaattatTGACAATCTTTATATACGTATTGGTGCATCATCAAAAGTGGTTTCTGAGATCTTTCCCTTTGACTTGTATGTTGATAATGGTTGTACTGAATAGTAGATTTCAATAATGAATGTGAAAGTATCTGATAGCTCACAATTTGTGTTGGAATGCAGAGACTGGCGTCGGATTTTCTGGCAAACTATATATTTTTGGCTGTTGGAAGGGTTGGCTCAAGTACTGATTTAATTGTTCAAAGAGTTGAATTTGTTCATGAATCTGATAAGAGAAGTCATCTCATGGACCTCCTTCACGCACAAAGGGAAAATGGAACTCATGGCAaggtattttatttatttatttgaaagtgttttatttgaatttaatcGACCAAACTTACTTGTAATCTATTTCTTCAAATTAATGATCAGTATCTTGCATTATATTAATAATTCTGAGAAACCGAATCTGCAGCAAGCTTTGACATTAGTTTTTGTGGAGACAAAGAAGGGAGCAGATGCACTGGAACACTGGTTGTGTATTAATGGGTTTCCGGCAACTACCATTCATGGTGACAGAACACAACAGGTTAGCCGGTTCGAGATTAATCTAGGGTATAAGAAGTGTTTTCAACTGCTCTGTGTCCGAGTGATATTTCTTATTACATAAATTCTTGGTAAAGAGATGACTTGACTGAAACTTGGAGTTTGTAGTTTGTTGCTTTAGTGTCTTTCCTAATCATTGGCCATGCCCTTCCTTGTTTATAGGTGTGAGCTTTCTCCATTCTTTTTATTCCCTCCTTCTCTCTACCCCTAATTTATGCGTTACTTAAAAGAGTTAAAAAGGAATAATGAGGAACTGGAGAAGGTATAATAATCAAGAGTGATCAAGACATGAGATATCAAGCCATTGTACTTGTAGCTTTTTGTATTGTGTAACCATGAAATAAACAAATATGCCATCTCTAATGACCTTGCAAACATATGATAatagttttcttttttcatttttttaatgatATACATTATTACTTATTTTCAaggtttgtaaaaaaaaaaaaaaaaaaaaaaaaaaaccctggTTTCATTCGATACTTGTAATTTGAATGTAGTTAGAATATTTTGCCATGACAGTATTATCTGTTCAAGGCAGATGCGGGCTCTAGGTGCTTTAGGTTGGGGACTTTGAATACATGAGCTGAATAAGCTGGCATAAACTTCTAAACTAGGAAAAGAGAATCtaagaaaaacacaaaaacctCTTTTGTTGAGCTGAATAAGCGTGCAGATTATATCTCTGTTTTTCTTGCAGTAAGATAGTGTCTGTTTCATTGATAATGTCTTAAGACCACCTATGAACCTGTCGAACTTCTCTTCAATTAAATAGAgataggtttctgatttgggtaATGGCATTTTATGATACTGTTGCCGAGTGGAAAGATCACTTTGTTGTTAATGGTAGTCATTTTCTTTAGATGTTACATTGGCCATGCAAGTTTAGCATTAATTCAAGTCCTGACATAATTCCGGTATGTCTGTATGCAGGAAAGAGAACAGGCACTGAGATCATTTAAGAGTGGACATACACCAATTTTAGTGGCAACAGATGTGGCTGCACGTGGTCTGGACATTCCCCATGTAGCTCACGTGGTAAATTTTGATCTTCCAAATGACATTGAT
This region includes:
- the LOC133721295 gene encoding DEAD-box ATP-dependent RNA helicase 37-like, with translation MRSWADSVGNDGDNADAGSSENNSSSRPSDNRSSSRPSDNSSSSRPARSTYVPPHLRNRPPSADPPAPSQTTLPPANVGYNGPAAGSAWGGGGGFRSDVGRGGYGGGGGGGGGGRGGGGWNNRSGGWDRGREREVNPFADDDNTEQPFEQENTGINFDAYEDIPVETSGSDVPPAVNSFAEIDLGDALNLNIRRCKYVRPTPVQRHAIPISLAGRDLMACAQTGSGKTAAFCFPIISGIMQGQYAQRPRGARTVYPLALILSPTRELSCQIHEEARKFSYQTGVKVVVAYGGAPINQQLRELERGVDILVATPGRLVDLLERARVSLQMIRYLALDEADRMLDMGFEPQIRKIVEQMDMPPPGLRQTMLFSATFPKEIQRLASDFLANYIFLAVGRVGSSTDLIVQRVEFVHESDKRSHLMDLLHAQRENGTHGKQALTLVFVETKKGADALEHWLCINGFPATTIHGDRTQQEREQALRSFKSGHTPILVATDVAARGLDIPHVAHVVNFDLPNDIDDYVHRIGRTGRAGKSGLATAFFNENNLSMAKPLADLMQEANQEVPAWITRYASRASYGGGRNRRSGGGRFGGRDFRRENSFNRGSDFYGGGNNGGGYGGGGYGGGGYGGGTGPSAWD